From the Chloroflexus aurantiacus J-10-fl genome, one window contains:
- the pepF gene encoding oligoendopeptidase F, translating into MQTVKERSAIPDQYKWDPYSIFPSQEAWEAAITETDAMIASAAQFRGRLQEGPQVIGEFLALSEDILRNVGQITVFATMFYTVDTNDREASAMRDRAIGLQARASAALAFGEPELLAIGGDQLLAWAERDEHLNTYYHYFERLIARAAHIRSAEVEELLGQVRDPFAAASAVHGVLANAELRFPPAYDSNGEAHEITQGTINALITHPDRTLRKNAWEGYADAHIAVENTMAQCLAAGVKQNVFIARARRYASALEAALKPNFIPLEVFHNLIATFERHLPIWHRYWRVRRAALGVDELHVYDTKAPLATPLVVPYEQAVDWICEGMAPLGQEYVQIMRRGLREQRWVDVYPNRGKRAGAFSTGAPGTHPFIMMSYNDDIFGLSTLAHELGHSMHSYYTRRTQPVIYTNYGLFLAEVASNFNQALVRDYLFKTLTDRNAQIAIIEEAMSNFHRYFFIMPTLARFELAIHQRAERGQPLTATIFNDLMADLFAEGYGTEVVVDRARVGNTWAQFSTHLYANFYVYQYATGIAGAHALAAPIIAGEAGAAERYINEFLKAGGSRFPLDILRRAGVDLASPEPVERTFAVMASYVDRLEQLVASAD; encoded by the coding sequence ATGCAGACAGTGAAAGAACGTAGCGCAATCCCCGATCAGTACAAGTGGGATCCATACAGCATTTTTCCGTCACAGGAGGCGTGGGAAGCGGCAATCACCGAGACCGATGCCATGATCGCCAGTGCTGCTCAGTTTCGCGGTCGCCTGCAGGAAGGGCCGCAGGTGATTGGCGAGTTTCTGGCGCTGAGTGAGGACATCCTGCGTAATGTTGGTCAGATTACGGTGTTCGCTACCATGTTCTATACCGTTGACACCAATGACCGCGAAGCAAGTGCGATGCGTGATCGGGCAATTGGTTTGCAGGCACGCGCCAGTGCAGCCCTGGCATTTGGTGAACCGGAGTTGCTGGCCATCGGTGGTGATCAGTTGCTGGCGTGGGCCGAGCGTGATGAGCATCTGAACACCTACTACCACTATTTCGAGCGTCTGATTGCGCGGGCAGCTCATATTCGTTCAGCCGAGGTGGAAGAGTTGCTGGGACAGGTGCGTGATCCCTTCGCTGCCGCCAGTGCCGTACACGGCGTATTGGCCAATGCCGAGCTGCGTTTCCCACCGGCATACGATAGCAATGGGGAAGCCCACGAAATCACTCAGGGTACGATCAACGCATTAATTACGCATCCAGATCGTACACTCCGCAAGAATGCCTGGGAAGGCTATGCCGATGCCCACATTGCGGTTGAAAATACGATGGCCCAGTGTCTGGCTGCCGGGGTGAAGCAGAATGTTTTCATTGCCCGTGCTCGTCGTTACGCTTCGGCTCTGGAAGCTGCCTTGAAACCGAATTTTATTCCGCTCGAAGTCTTCCATAACCTGATTGCGACCTTCGAGCGTCATTTGCCGATCTGGCACCGCTACTGGCGAGTCCGACGGGCAGCGCTGGGGGTTGATGAGTTACACGTCTACGATACCAAAGCTCCCCTGGCGACACCGCTGGTTGTGCCCTACGAGCAGGCCGTCGATTGGATCTGCGAGGGTATGGCGCCACTGGGGCAGGAATACGTCCAGATTATGCGGCGTGGTCTGCGTGAACAGCGCTGGGTCGATGTCTACCCAAATCGTGGTAAGCGGGCCGGTGCCTTCTCGACGGGTGCGCCCGGCACTCACCCGTTTATCATGATGTCGTACAACGATGACATCTTCGGTCTCAGTACCCTGGCCCACGAATTAGGCCATTCGATGCATTCGTACTATACCCGACGCACTCAGCCCGTGATCTACACAAATTACGGCCTCTTTCTGGCTGAAGTTGCTTCAAACTTCAATCAGGCACTGGTGCGTGATTATCTCTTCAAGACTTTAACTGACCGTAATGCGCAAATTGCCATTATCGAAGAGGCCATGTCCAATTTTCACCGTTACTTCTTCATCATGCCGACGCTGGCACGCTTTGAGCTGGCGATCCATCAGCGCGCCGAACGTGGTCAACCCTTGACTGCTACCATCTTTAACGACCTGATGGCCGATCTCTTCGCCGAGGGCTACGGTACCGAGGTAGTCGTTGATCGAGCACGGGTCGGGAATACCTGGGCCCAATTCTCAACCCATTTGTACGCCAATTTCTACGTCTACCAGTACGCAACCGGCATTGCCGGTGCGCATGCGCTGGCTGCACCGATTATTGCCGGCGAGGCTGGAGCTGCCGAGCGTTACATCAACGAGTTTTTGAAAGCCGGTGGCTCGCGCTTCCCGCTCGATATTTTACGGCGGGCTGGTGTTGATCTGGCTTCCCCTGAACCGGTTGAACGTACCTTTGCCGTAATGGCTTCGTATGTTGATCGGTTAGAGCAACTGGTAGCGAGTGCTGACTAA
- a CDS encoding NAD(P)-binding domain-containing protein yields MHYEELPLTAEHDVAIVGAGPIGLEVAVCLKQAGVDYIQFDAHQIGYTMTWWPRNTSFFSTTERLAIAGVPIQNNHQQRITGEEYLAYLRSVVELFDLHIQSYEPVSDLIPDHEGFTLITRPHSGERRYRARRVVLAIGDMHYPHRLNIPGEDLPHVSHYFRDPHDYFRRRLLIVGGKNSAVEAALRCWRAGAQVTLAYRRSQLDAQRVKHWLLPDFLAQVEAGTIRFLARTTPVAIDSGGVVLAHTDEDGQPTTDHFYHPTDFVLLATGFRGDQRLLEQAGVVLQGPNRVPLYNPATMETNVPGLYLAGTVAAGIQQRYTLFIENSHEHAGKITQALTGRWPSRLGDVATRNYQLSFEQIAAN; encoded by the coding sequence ATGCACTACGAGGAATTACCGCTTACGGCTGAGCACGACGTGGCAATCGTTGGTGCCGGCCCGATTGGTCTCGAAGTAGCGGTCTGTCTCAAACAGGCCGGGGTTGATTATATTCAGTTCGATGCACATCAGATTGGGTATACGATGACGTGGTGGCCGCGCAATACCAGTTTCTTCAGCACGACCGAACGGCTGGCAATTGCCGGGGTGCCGATTCAAAACAATCATCAACAACGGATTACCGGCGAAGAGTATCTGGCGTATTTGCGGTCGGTCGTCGAGCTGTTCGATCTGCATATCCAGAGCTACGAACCGGTAAGCGATCTGATTCCCGACCACGAGGGTTTTACGCTGATTACCCGACCGCATAGCGGTGAGCGTCGTTATCGTGCCCGGCGTGTGGTACTGGCTATCGGCGATATGCACTATCCGCACCGGCTCAATATTCCCGGTGAGGATTTACCGCACGTCAGTCACTATTTTCGCGATCCACACGACTACTTTCGGCGTCGGTTGCTGATCGTTGGTGGCAAGAATTCGGCGGTCGAGGCGGCACTGCGTTGCTGGCGTGCCGGTGCTCAGGTGACGCTGGCGTATCGCCGATCACAACTAGATGCGCAGCGCGTGAAGCACTGGTTATTGCCCGATTTTCTGGCGCAGGTTGAGGCAGGTACAATTCGGTTTTTAGCACGCACAACACCCGTTGCTATCGATAGCGGCGGCGTGGTGCTGGCACATACTGACGAAGATGGTCAACCAACCACTGATCACTTCTACCACCCGACCGATTTTGTGTTGCTGGCAACCGGCTTTCGTGGTGATCAGCGTCTGCTCGAACAGGCTGGCGTGGTCTTGCAAGGGCCGAATCGAGTTCCGCTCTACAATCCGGCAACCATGGAGACGAACGTGCCGGGTTTGTATCTGGCCGGTACCGTTGCCGCCGGGATTCAGCAGCGCTATACGCTATTCATCGAGAATTCCCACGAGCATGCCGGCAAGATTACCCAGGCTCTGACCGGGCGCTGGCCGTCACGGTTGGGTGATGTGGCAACCCGAAATTATCAATTGAGTTTTGAGCAGATTGCGGCGAATTAA
- the asd gene encoding aspartate-semialdehyde dehydrogenase — protein MATIPVAVLGATGAVGQRFIQLLEGHPLFQVVALTGSERSAGKKYHEVCRWVLDTPMPAAVANLTVLDADADLPAQLVFSALPSTVAGPIEQRLAAAGHIVCSNASNHRMEPDVPLIIPEVNPDHLALIPVQRRRRGWSGAIVTNPNCTSTPATMVLRPLLDTFGVRRMLLVSMQALSGAGYPGVPSYDVVDNVIPYIGGEEPKLEIEPQKMLGRLEGETIVPAGFTTSAHCNRVPVLEGHLVCLSIELERKADPAEIATVLSNFRALPQELRLPTAPEQPIIVRHEPDRPQPRRDRDAGRGMATVVGRIRPCSLFDIKLIALSHNTIRGAAGASILNAELMHAQGWLA, from the coding sequence ATGGCAACAATTCCGGTTGCAGTGCTTGGTGCCACCGGTGCAGTGGGCCAGCGCTTTATTCAATTACTCGAAGGACATCCATTGTTTCAGGTTGTTGCATTGACCGGTAGCGAGCGCAGTGCAGGGAAGAAATATCACGAAGTGTGCCGATGGGTACTCGACACCCCGATGCCGGCAGCCGTCGCCAATCTCACCGTGCTCGATGCCGATGCCGATCTACCGGCTCAGCTCGTCTTTTCTGCTCTCCCCAGCACGGTCGCCGGCCCGATTGAACAGCGTCTGGCAGCAGCCGGGCATATTGTCTGCTCCAATGCTTCGAATCATCGCATGGAGCCGGATGTACCTCTGATTATTCCTGAAGTGAATCCCGATCATCTGGCCCTGATTCCGGTACAGCGCCGGCGCCGTGGTTGGTCAGGGGCGATTGTGACCAATCCTAACTGTACGTCCACGCCGGCAACGATGGTCTTACGCCCACTGCTTGATACGTTTGGCGTGCGGCGGATGCTGTTGGTAAGTATGCAGGCTCTCTCTGGTGCAGGCTATCCGGGTGTGCCCAGCTACGATGTGGTTGACAATGTCATCCCCTATATCGGTGGGGAAGAGCCAAAACTGGAAATTGAACCTCAAAAGATGCTCGGTCGGTTAGAGGGGGAGACGATTGTGCCGGCTGGGTTCACGACCTCAGCCCATTGCAATCGGGTACCGGTGTTAGAGGGACATCTGGTCTGTCTCTCAATTGAGCTGGAGCGCAAAGCTGATCCGGCAGAGATTGCGACGGTGCTAAGTAATTTCCGTGCTCTACCCCAGGAATTGCGGCTGCCTACCGCACCAGAGCAACCGATTATCGTGCGCCACGAGCCGGATCGGCCACAGCCACGCCGTGATCGCGATGCCGGACGTGGTATGGCAACGGTTGTGGGCCGCATCCGTCCATGCTCATTGTTCGATATCAAGCTGATTGCACTGAGTCACAATACAATTCGTGGCGCCGCCGGTGCCTCTATTCTCAATGCCGAATTGATGCACGCACAGGGGTGGCTGGCATGA
- a CDS encoding potassium channel family protein produces MSSEQRATLLHRFERISELPMLLLSFGFLIIFLLVESNVFEATITLVLDGLLWLIWGIFLAELVAKLYLAPDRLHYLRSHWFEVIIIVLPFLRPLRLLWLPIVLARLWKQSQRALRRKMPAFIGVSSLVMVLITATLMFIAERGSGGPITSFADAIWWALATITTVGYGDTYPVTALGRGIATFLMIAGIALFGLLTANVAAFFVEEDTVDRSQADLAMINERLARIEQLLAEIVQREARER; encoded by the coding sequence ATGTCATCGGAACAACGTGCCACCCTCTTGCATCGATTCGAGCGGATCAGCGAACTGCCGATGCTCTTGCTGTCATTTGGCTTCCTGATCATCTTCCTCCTGGTTGAGAGCAACGTGTTTGAAGCAACGATCACCCTGGTTCTTGATGGACTGCTCTGGCTCATTTGGGGGATATTCCTGGCTGAACTGGTGGCAAAACTCTACCTGGCACCTGATCGTCTACACTATCTACGCTCACATTGGTTTGAAGTCATCATCATCGTCTTACCGTTCCTTCGCCCCCTGCGTCTGCTGTGGCTACCCATCGTGCTCGCTCGTCTCTGGAAGCAATCGCAGCGTGCTCTACGCCGCAAGATGCCGGCATTTATCGGGGTAAGTAGCCTGGTTATGGTATTGATTACCGCGACCCTGATGTTCATCGCCGAGCGGGGTTCCGGTGGCCCGATCACATCATTCGCCGATGCCATCTGGTGGGCACTGGCCACCATCACAACGGTCGGCTATGGGGACACCTATCCGGTGACCGCATTGGGACGGGGAATTGCCACATTTCTGATGATCGCGGGGATTGCTCTCTTCGGGCTACTAACAGCTAACGTAGCGGCCTTCTTTGTTGAAGAAGATACGGTTGATCGCAGTCAGGCCGATCTAGCAATGATTAACGAGCGTCTTGCCCGGATTGAGCAATTGTTGGCGGAGATAGTTCAGCGAGAGGCACGTGAGCGATAA
- a CDS encoding expansin EXLX1 family cellulose-binding protein, translated as MQWSAGRLQIALVICLTGFFWLIANPVFTQPPYRVHLPLVVRPAQNPLLSGEATFYLEADGSGSCLFDPIPGDKMVAAISYLNYGNADYCGAYVEVFGPQGSVVVRIVDMCPDNPGCGQNHLDLSPEAFDRIAPRAWGRVPITWRVISPPLSGPVQFHLKDGSNPWWLAFQVRHHRNPIARMEYRTPQGQWVQLNRTTYNYFIRQCQCANGELGPFTLRITDIYGNVLTETVQFTTLSRSSNSPGELVSGTGQFPYGP; from the coding sequence ATGCAATGGTCTGCCGGAAGGTTACAGATCGCTCTCGTAATCTGCCTGACAGGGTTTTTCTGGCTTATTGCCAACCCAGTCTTTACCCAACCTCCGTATCGTGTTCATCTGCCTTTAGTGGTACGTCCGGCCCAAAATCCACTGCTGAGCGGTGAAGCTACCTTCTATCTCGAAGCCGATGGCAGCGGGAGTTGTCTATTTGATCCCATTCCAGGCGATAAGATGGTTGCCGCGATCAGCTACCTCAATTACGGAAATGCCGATTACTGCGGTGCGTATGTTGAGGTCTTCGGGCCGCAAGGTAGTGTCGTGGTACGGATTGTTGATATGTGCCCGGACAACCCCGGTTGTGGGCAAAACCATCTCGATCTCAGCCCCGAAGCCTTTGATCGCATTGCCCCACGCGCCTGGGGAAGAGTTCCGATCACCTGGCGTGTGATCAGTCCACCACTTAGCGGGCCGGTGCAATTTCATCTTAAGGATGGCAGTAATCCGTGGTGGCTGGCATTTCAGGTTCGCCATCATCGTAATCCGATTGCCCGCATGGAATATCGTACACCCCAGGGACAATGGGTACAACTGAACCGAACCACATACAACTATTTCATCAGACAGTGTCAGTGTGCCAATGGCGAACTCGGCCCCTTTACCCTACGCATAACTGACATCTACGGTAATGTACTGACCGAGACGGTACAGTTTACGACGCTATCACGGAGCAGTAATTCGCCAGGTGAACTGGTGAGCGGGACGGGTCAGTTTCCTTACGGGCCGTAG
- a CDS encoding response regulator, protein MVNTNGHPVRILLVEDDNNIGRIIELAMRSINTPYEFESVLSAEEALERWEAQPFDLLISDYNLRGMNGVRLVKTLRERGYYPATLMVTAYDSAEVREAVKEAAIDSYMTKPFFIDELIENIKQLLPGSKQMRERIING, encoded by the coding sequence ATGGTTAACACAAATGGTCATCCGGTGCGGATTCTCCTCGTTGAGGATGATAATAATATCGGGCGGATTATTGAACTGGCAATGCGCAGCATTAATACGCCCTACGAGTTTGAGTCGGTTCTCAGTGCGGAAGAAGCACTCGAACGCTGGGAGGCGCAGCCATTCGACTTGCTAATCAGCGATTACAATCTGCGGGGCATGAATGGTGTGCGATTAGTCAAGACGTTGCGTGAACGAGGCTATTATCCGGCAACCCTCATGGTTACCGCCTACGATTCAGCAGAAGTTCGCGAGGCTGTGAAGGAAGCTGCTATTGATAGCTACATGACCAAGCCCTTCTTTATCGATGAACTGATCGAGAACATTAAGCAACTTCTGCCTGGCAGTAAACAAATGCGAGAACGGATTATTAACGGTTAG
- a CDS encoding DUF7226 domain-containing protein, whose protein sequence is MMLTTADIPQADVLWDVARVAEAIARGRMTAEEIGAYLGAKGQRQGLYYMQAARIIGLIEISEQTETAQLTKFGLAFTRYNRADQRSALRRQLLRYEPTRSVIAALRNAPEGLSRNDVARILQQLAPLAESTAQRRASTVTAWLTEIGLADWRDDRLYYCGPSLPLPLPATPHNSASFAPGV, encoded by the coding sequence ATGATGCTGACCACAGCAGATATTCCACAGGCCGATGTACTTTGGGATGTAGCGCGTGTCGCCGAAGCAATCGCTCGCGGGCGGATGACGGCTGAGGAGATTGGCGCCTATCTCGGCGCAAAAGGTCAGCGTCAAGGTCTTTACTACATGCAAGCCGCTCGCATCATCGGGTTGATTGAAATCAGCGAGCAAACCGAAACAGCCCAACTCACCAAGTTCGGACTTGCCTTCACCCGTTATAACCGTGCCGATCAGCGCTCCGCACTACGCCGCCAGCTCCTGCGCTACGAGCCAACCCGTTCTGTCATTGCCGCCCTCCGTAACGCCCCCGAAGGTCTGAGCCGCAACGATGTTGCCCGTATCCTGCAACAACTGGCTCCCCTGGCCGAATCAACCGCCCAACGACGCGCATCCACCGTCACCGCATGGCTTACCGAGATCGGGCTTGCCGACTGGCGTGATGACCGGCTGTACTACTGTGGGCCATCGTTACCATTACCCTTACCGGCAACCCCACACAATTCAGCATCGTTCGCGCCGGGTGTGTGA